The following coding sequences lie in one Sphingomonas sp. M1-B02 genomic window:
- a CDS encoding hydroxymethylglutaryl-CoA synthase family protein, whose protein sequence is MTEIGILAFGAYIPRRRLQRAAVHAVNKWFAPGLSGLAKGERAVANWDEDAITMAVEASRDCLTGLDRAAAGGVTLASTTLPFADRLNAGVVKEALTLPDAVPASDATGSLRAGTSALLAALEGKQTRLCVASDLRKARPASEGEMVQGDGAAAILVGQGDVIARVVATYSVTVDMVDHYRSSGADFDYGWESRWIRDEGYTKLLGGALRDALAKAGIDAALIDHAIIPVSVRGVAAGIAKTLGVRAEAVVDSLTATVGDTGAAHPLLLLATALERAEPGQRILLAGFGQGVDVIVLETTEALARLPARRGVRGHLADRQEESNYQRFLFHRGLIGLERGMRAELDQKQPGSTLYRHRKAVLGLVGGRCIKTGTVQFPKSDISVNPNDRAMGTQEDYPLADRLAHIVTYTADSLSFSPDPPTYYGTIDFEGGGRLVAIFAEVSADDVEVGRPMRMVFRINAADEQRDFIKYFWKATPASEGGQ, encoded by the coding sequence ATGACGGAAATCGGGATCCTCGCATTCGGCGCCTATATCCCCCGGCGCAGGCTGCAGCGCGCGGCAGTGCATGCCGTCAACAAATGGTTCGCCCCGGGATTGAGCGGACTTGCCAAGGGCGAGCGCGCAGTGGCCAATTGGGACGAGGATGCGATCACCATGGCCGTGGAAGCGTCGCGCGACTGCCTAACCGGCCTGGACCGGGCCGCGGCGGGCGGCGTGACCCTGGCCTCCACCACCCTGCCTTTCGCCGACCGGCTGAATGCGGGCGTAGTGAAAGAGGCGCTCACCCTGCCCGACGCCGTCCCGGCATCCGACGCCACCGGCAGCCTGCGCGCAGGGACGAGTGCGTTGCTCGCGGCGCTGGAGGGCAAGCAGACGCGGCTGTGCGTGGCCTCGGATCTGCGGAAAGCCCGCCCGGCCTCCGAAGGCGAAATGGTGCAGGGCGATGGCGCGGCGGCTATTCTGGTTGGCCAAGGCGACGTGATCGCGCGCGTGGTGGCGACGTATAGCGTGACGGTCGACATGGTCGATCATTACCGCAGTTCGGGCGCAGACTTCGATTATGGCTGGGAAAGCCGCTGGATCCGCGACGAGGGCTATACGAAGTTGCTCGGCGGTGCGCTGCGCGATGCATTGGCAAAGGCCGGGATCGACGCGGCCTTGATCGACCATGCGATCATCCCGGTGAGCGTGCGCGGCGTGGCGGCGGGGATCGCCAAGACGCTGGGCGTGCGCGCCGAGGCGGTGGTCGATTCGCTCACAGCGACGGTGGGCGACACCGGCGCGGCGCATCCGCTGCTGTTGCTCGCCACCGCGCTCGAGCGCGCAGAGCCCGGGCAGCGCATCCTGCTCGCGGGGTTCGGTCAGGGCGTGGACGTGATCGTGCTCGAGACAACCGAGGCGTTGGCGCGATTGCCGGCGCGGCGCGGCGTGCGCGGGCATCTGGCCGATCGGCAGGAGGAGAGCAATTACCAGCGCTTCCTGTTTCACCGCGGGCTGATCGGGCTGGAGCGCGGCATGCGCGCCGAACTCGACCAGAAGCAGCCGGGGAGCACGCTCTATCGCCACCGCAAGGCCGTGCTAGGGCTGGTCGGCGGGCGCTGCATCAAGACGGGCACGGTGCAATTTCCCAAGTCCGACATCAGCGTCAATCCAAACGATCGCGCCATGGGGACGCAGGAGGATTATCCGCTGGCCGACCGGCTGGCACACATCGTCACCTACACTGCGGACAGCCTCAGCTTCTCGCCCGACCCGCCGACCTATTACGGCACGATCGATTTCGAGGGCGGCGGGCGGCTGGTGGCGATCTTCGCCGAAGTGAGCGCCGACGACGTCGAGGTCGGGCGGCCGATGCGAATGGTGTTCCGCATCAACGCCGCCGACGAGCAGCGCGATTTCATCAAATATTTCTGGAAGGCCACGCCGGCCAGCGAAGGAGGCCAGTGA
- a CDS encoding molybdopterin-containing oxidoreductase family protein yields the protein MLEIRTSTCRMCMAYCPIDVTLDDGRVVAVGGNRRAPLYGGFICPKGRTLPQLHAQPGRLMHSLKRMPDGSYQPIATEVAIEEIAERLRVIIAEDGPRAVSAFIGSAGNEQHASAPMMAAFMRAIGSPMVFSIATLDQPGLMIADALHGTWEGGRMRPETLDAFLLIGGNPIVSKQYFGQNPGQRLKELQRQGMQLIVIDPRTTETARRAAIHLKAIPGEDATILAGLIHLLIVRGGVDSAFVEADVSGLQALADAVSAFTPDYVAARAGVGEADLVAAADILARARTGDTGPGTGMSFASRGSLTSYLVLCLQTIRGFWAREGQEYVNPPVLGPPIAVRAQAIAPRPAMGGENMRVRGLQQSVAGLPGGAFAEEILTPGKGRVRASFLLISGGLNLPQQALSQEALESLDLLVTHDVESSPTARLAHYVIATKLQLELPIMTFQPEMARKVHHGYGWAVPYGAYRPAVIDPPAGADVIDVWRLYYRLGQRFGLPLSLAALRSADTVPLDMEREPTTEQVFEALCTNSAVPLSEVAKHPDGHVFDEARVFVGAKDRACTVRLRLDDPDMLAELAEVRAEDPVRRRGTDADYPFQLVARRVQNSTNAFIRVHPPLPGVETNPAYMHPEDMAEVGAVAGELVELRSRWGRIEVVAEVEPSLRRGVVALTHGFGRNLGEPDDPRKHGANVNRLTHVEDGVDHWTGMPRLGAIAIAVTARPGR from the coding sequence ATGCTGGAAATCAGAACCTCCACCTGCCGGATGTGCATGGCCTATTGCCCGATCGACGTGACGCTCGACGACGGGCGCGTCGTGGCGGTCGGGGGCAATCGCCGGGCGCCGCTCTATGGCGGCTTCATCTGCCCCAAGGGCCGCACGCTGCCGCAGCTTCACGCTCAGCCCGGCCGGCTGATGCATAGCCTGAAGCGGATGCCCGACGGCAGTTACCAGCCGATCGCGACCGAAGTGGCGATCGAGGAGATCGCGGAGCGGCTCCGCGTGATCATTGCCGAGGATGGCCCGCGCGCGGTCTCCGCGTTCATCGGCTCGGCGGGCAATGAGCAGCACGCCAGCGCGCCGATGATGGCCGCGTTCATGCGGGCGATCGGTTCGCCGATGGTCTTCTCGATTGCCACGCTTGACCAGCCCGGGCTGATGATCGCAGATGCGCTTCACGGCACCTGGGAGGGCGGCCGGATGCGGCCCGAGACGCTCGATGCGTTCCTGCTGATCGGCGGCAATCCGATCGTCTCGAAGCAATATTTCGGGCAGAATCCGGGGCAGCGGCTGAAGGAATTGCAGCGGCAGGGCATGCAGCTGATCGTGATCGATCCGCGCACCACCGAGACCGCGCGCCGCGCGGCGATTCATTTGAAGGCGATCCCGGGCGAGGACGCGACGATCCTTGCTGGCCTGATCCACTTGCTGATCGTGCGAGGCGGGGTCGATAGCGCGTTCGTCGAGGCGGATGTCAGCGGCCTCCAGGCGCTTGCCGACGCTGTGAGCGCGTTCACCCCCGACTATGTCGCCGCGCGCGCCGGAGTAGGGGAGGCGGACCTGGTGGCCGCCGCCGATATTCTCGCCCGCGCCAGGACCGGCGACACCGGCCCCGGCACCGGCATGTCCTTCGCGTCGCGAGGTTCGCTCACCAGCTATCTCGTGCTCTGCCTGCAGACGATCCGCGGCTTCTGGGCGCGCGAGGGGCAGGAATATGTGAACCCGCCCGTGCTCGGCCCGCCCATCGCTGTCCGCGCCCAGGCCATTGCACCGCGTCCGGCGATGGGTGGCGAGAATATGCGGGTGCGCGGGCTCCAGCAGTCGGTCGCGGGCCTGCCCGGCGGCGCCTTTGCCGAAGAGATATTGACGCCGGGCAAGGGGCGGGTGCGCGCCAGCTTCCTGCTGATCAGCGGCGGGCTCAATCTGCCGCAACAGGCGCTGAGCCAGGAGGCGCTTGAGAGCCTCGACCTGCTGGTGACGCACGACGTGGAATCCTCGCCCACCGCGCGGCTGGCGCATTATGTGATTGCGACCAAGCTCCAGCTCGAGCTGCCGATCATGACCTTCCAGCCCGAAATGGCGCGCAAGGTGCACCATGGCTATGGCTGGGCGGTGCCCTATGGCGCGTACCGCCCAGCCGTGATCGATCCGCCCGCGGGCGCCGATGTGATCGACGTATGGCGGCTATATTATCGCCTGGGGCAGCGGTTTGGCCTGCCGCTCTCGCTCGCGGCGTTGCGCTCGGCCGACACCGTCCCGCTCGACATGGAGCGGGAGCCGACCACCGAGCAAGTGTTCGAGGCACTGTGCACCAATTCCGCCGTGCCGCTCTCCGAAGTGGCGAAGCATCCCGACGGTCATGTGTTCGACGAGGCGCGCGTCTTTGTCGGTGCCAAGGACCGGGCCTGCACCGTGCGGCTGCGGCTCGACGATCCCGATATGCTCGCCGAACTCGCGGAAGTGCGCGCCGAAGACCCGGTGCGGCGCCGTGGGACGGACGCGGACTATCCCTTCCAGTTGGTCGCGCGCCGTGTCCAGAACAGCACCAATGCCTTCATCCGCGTCCATCCCCCGCTGCCGGGCGTCGAGACCAACCCGGCCTATATGCACCCGGAGGACATGGCGGAGGTCGGCGCGGTGGCCGGCGAACTGGTCGAGCTGCGCTCGCGCTGGGGCAGGATCGAGGTGGTGGCCGAGGTCGAGCCCAGCTTGCGCCGCGGCGTCGTGGCACTCACCCACGGCTTCGGCCGCAACCTTGGCGAGCCGGACGATCCGCGCAAGCATGGCGCCAACGTCAATCGGTTGACGCATGTCGAGGACGGCGTGGATCACTGGACCGGCATGCCGCGCCTCGGCGCGATCGCGATTGCGGTGACAGCGCGCCCGGGGCGCTAG
- a CDS encoding MaoC family dehydratase translates to MIDPAALVARAPIETRHSLTPQDSILYALGIGAEELRFVYEAELRALPMMAVTLAYPGFFWRDPRYGADWKRILHGEQSVMLHRPLPSGGEFIGHTRFDGVEDKGADKGAVVLVTRTIHGADGIHYATDRRTAFLRGDGGCGSAGAAIPRPEPAPADTSPDAVVSIPTAANQAKLYRLSGDLNPLHVDPQVARAAGFDRPILHGLCSYGVAGRAILRLLAGDDPARLKRLDARFSAPVYPGETIETQIWRESDAAARFEARVVERDVRVLTHGYAELA, encoded by the coding sequence ATGATCGATCCCGCCGCCCTGGTAGCGCGAGCCCCCATCGAGACGCGGCATAGCCTCACGCCTCAGGACAGCATCCTTTATGCGCTGGGCATCGGCGCGGAGGAGTTGCGCTTCGTCTATGAGGCGGAATTGCGTGCGCTGCCGATGATGGCAGTGACGCTTGCCTATCCGGGCTTCTTCTGGCGAGACCCTCGATATGGCGCGGACTGGAAGCGGATCCTGCACGGCGAGCAGAGCGTGATGCTCCACCGGCCGCTGCCCAGCGGAGGCGAATTCATTGGCCACACCCGCTTCGACGGCGTCGAAGACAAGGGCGCGGACAAGGGCGCGGTGGTGCTGGTGACACGCACGATCCACGGCGCGGACGGCATTCACTATGCCACCGATCGGCGCACGGCATTCCTGCGCGGCGACGGCGGCTGCGGCAGCGCCGGGGCGGCGATCCCCCGCCCCGAGCCGGCGCCTGCCGATACCTCTCCCGATGCCGTGGTGTCGATCCCCACCGCGGCGAACCAGGCCAAACTCTATCGGCTCTCGGGCGATCTCAATCCGCTGCATGTCGATCCGCAAGTGGCGCGCGCCGCCGGCTTCGATCGGCCGATCCTGCACGGGCTGTGCAGCTATGGTGTGGCCGGGCGGGCGATCCTGCGGTTGCTTGCCGGCGACGATCCCGCGCGACTGAAGCGGCTGGATGCGCGCTTCTCCGCGCCGGTCTATCCTGGCGAGACGATCGAGACGCAGATATGGCGCGAAAGCGATGCGGCAGCGCGTTTCGAGGCGCGGGTGGTCGAGCGCGATGTGCGCGTCCTCACCCATGGCTATGCGGAGCTGGCATGA
- a CDS encoding CoA transferase: MYQLLSGLRVIEASSFVASPTAGLYLAQMGAEVIRIDQSGGGPDFRRWPRGPSGFSLYWENLNRAKKSVAIDLSRPEGRALMQRLAASTGQFITNFPIEGFLAHEKLAAINPKLVTIRVMGQANGGPALDYTVNSAVGIPGMTGPAELGDAPVNHVLPAWDLLSGAYAAFAMLAAIQHRVVTGQGQEVRIPLADVAIGTVANLGMLAETVQEGHDRPRLGNTVYGAFGRDFVTRDGQRLMLMAITPRQWTGMVEVLGIGAEIDAIERDRGVSFATDEGLRYDHRDALFQLVEARVRGWDRAALESALEAKGCCYGGYATMTEAASDPVLVGNNPIFGRTDNPSGLDYPAPGPFVTLPSQERGAPLRAPRLGEHTGEMLSQLLRLSDAEIGVLAGDGVVALG, translated from the coding sequence ATGTACCAGCTGCTTTCCGGGCTGCGCGTGATCGAGGCATCGTCCTTCGTCGCCTCCCCCACCGCCGGGCTCTATCTTGCGCAGATGGGGGCGGAAGTGATCCGCATCGACCAATCGGGCGGGGGACCCGACTTCCGCCGCTGGCCGCGGGGCCCGAGTGGGTTCAGCCTCTATTGGGAGAATTTGAACCGGGCGAAGAAGTCGGTGGCGATCGATCTGTCGCGGCCGGAGGGGCGCGCGCTGATGCAGCGGCTGGCGGCATCGACCGGGCAGTTCATCACCAACTTCCCGATCGAAGGCTTCCTGGCGCACGAAAAGCTGGCGGCGATCAACCCGAAGCTGGTGACGATCCGCGTGATGGGCCAGGCCAATGGCGGTCCTGCGCTCGATTATACTGTCAATTCAGCGGTGGGCATTCCCGGCATGACGGGGCCCGCCGAGCTGGGCGATGCGCCGGTCAATCATGTGCTGCCGGCTTGGGACTTGCTCAGCGGTGCCTATGCCGCCTTTGCGATGCTCGCAGCGATCCAGCACCGAGTGGTGACCGGCCAGGGCCAGGAGGTGCGCATTCCGCTCGCCGATGTAGCGATCGGCACCGTCGCCAATCTCGGCATGCTCGCTGAGACGGTGCAAGAGGGGCACGACCGCCCCCGGCTCGGCAACACCGTCTACGGCGCGTTCGGCCGCGATTTCGTGACACGTGACGGGCAGCGGCTGATGCTGATGGCGATCACGCCGCGGCAGTGGACGGGCATGGTCGAAGTGCTCGGCATCGGCGCGGAAATCGACGCGATCGAGCGCGATCGCGGCGTCTCCTTCGCGACCGACGAGGGCCTGCGCTACGACCATCGCGATGCGCTGTTCCAGCTGGTCGAGGCGCGCGTCCGCGGCTGGGATCGTGCCGCCCTAGAGTCCGCGCTGGAGGCTAAGGGCTGCTGCTATGGCGGCTATGCGACGATGACCGAGGCGGCCAGTGATCCGGTGCTGGTGGGTAATAACCCGATCTTCGGGCGCACCGACAATCCCAGCGGGCTGGACTATCCCGCGCCGGGGCCGTTCGTCACGCTACCGTCGCAGGAACGCGGGGCACCGTTGCGCGCACCGCGGCTGGGCGAGCATACCGGCGAAATGCTGTCGCAGCTTCTCCGCCTGAGCGACGCCGAGATCGGCGTGCTCGCGGGAGACGGCGTAGTAGCGCTCGGCTAG
- a CDS encoding SDR family NAD(P)-dependent oxidoreductase — protein sequence MAMLEGRTVAVTGAGRGIGREIALLCAREGAAVVVNDPGVSSEGEGGDAGPAAQTVADIQTAGGRAWANTASVTDPAGAASIIDDAMQQFGRIDAVVNNAGILRDRIWHKMSHEDWRAVIDVHLNGAFNVSKAATPYFRDQGSGSFIHFTSTSGLIGNFGQANYSAAKMGIVGLSQSIALDMARAGVRSNCIAPFAWSRMIATIPPTTPEEIARVERMKTMTADKIAPLVAFLASDASAEVTNEVFAVRKNEIFLFSKPRPIRSLHRSEGWTVETIASDLLPAFRSSFHAMERSTDIFPWDPV from the coding sequence ATGGCAATGCTCGAAGGGCGCACAGTCGCAGTCACCGGCGCCGGCCGGGGAATCGGGCGCGAGATTGCACTGCTTTGCGCGCGCGAGGGCGCGGCTGTGGTGGTCAACGATCCCGGCGTCTCGTCCGAAGGCGAAGGCGGCGATGCCGGCCCCGCGGCGCAGACCGTGGCGGACATCCAGACAGCTGGCGGGCGCGCCTGGGCCAACACCGCCAGCGTCACCGATCCCGCTGGGGCGGCGTCGATCATCGATGATGCCATGCAGCAGTTCGGCCGGATCGACGCGGTGGTGAACAATGCAGGGATCCTGCGCGATCGGATCTGGCACAAGATGAGCCATGAGGATTGGCGCGCGGTGATCGACGTGCATCTGAACGGCGCGTTCAATGTCTCCAAGGCCGCGACGCCCTATTTCCGTGACCAGGGATCGGGGAGCTTCATCCACTTCACTTCGACCAGCGGGCTGATCGGCAATTTCGGCCAGGCGAATTATTCGGCGGCGAAGATGGGCATCGTCGGCCTGTCCCAATCGATCGCGCTCGACATGGCGCGCGCGGGCGTCCGATCGAACTGCATCGCCCCCTTCGCCTGGAGCCGGATGATCGCGACGATCCCACCGACCACGCCCGAAGAGATTGCCCGCGTCGAGCGAATGAAGACGATGACGGCGGACAAGATCGCGCCCTTGGTAGCGTTCCTTGCCTCCGATGCTTCGGCCGAAGTGACCAATGAAGTCTTCGCCGTGCGCAAGAACGAGATTTTCCTCTTCTCCAAGCCACGCCCGATCCGTTCGCTACACCGCTCCGAGGGCTGGACGGTCGAGACCATCGCCAGCGATCTGCTTCCGGCATTTCGCTCCAGCTTTCACGCCATGGAGCGCTCGACCGACATCTTCCCCTGGGATCCGGTCTGA
- a CDS encoding acetyl-CoA acetyltransferase, whose amino-acid sequence MARGIKDKVAILGMGCARFGERWGDDADTLMVEAFEEAIADAGIETSQIDAAWLGVAFDGINIGPSGIPLSIALRLPNIGVTKVENYCASGTESFRGAVYAVASGAADIALAMGVEKLKDTGYGGLPVRSRGLLFDMVGVTGSAPGNFAQLAAAYRTKHGVAKDDLKRAMAHVSVKSHANGVRNPKAHLRKAVDEETVLNAPMIAEPLGLYDCCGVSDGAACAIVTTPEIARALGKLDLVTVKALQVSSSNGWELQQAGGWDGSYFHTTRVAAAKAYEEAGITRPREQIDLMEVHDCFSITELVTMEDLFISEEGQGWKDVRNGFFDADGTIPCQIDGGLKCFGHPIGASGLRMIYENYLQLLGRAGERQRKDPPAIALSHNLGGSPIQNVSSIAIVGLEDA is encoded by the coding sequence ATGGCACGCGGCATCAAGGACAAGGTGGCGATCCTGGGCATGGGCTGCGCGCGCTTCGGCGAGCGCTGGGGCGACGATGCCGATACGCTGATGGTCGAGGCGTTCGAGGAGGCGATTGCCGACGCAGGCATCGAAACCAGCCAGATCGACGCGGCCTGGCTGGGCGTGGCGTTCGACGGGATCAACATCGGGCCCTCGGGCATCCCGCTTTCGATCGCGCTGCGGCTGCCCAATATCGGCGTGACCAAGGTGGAGAATTATTGCGCGAGCGGGACCGAGAGCTTCCGCGGCGCAGTCTATGCCGTGGCGAGCGGCGCGGCGGATATCGCGCTGGCGATGGGCGTCGAGAAATTGAAGGACACGGGCTATGGCGGGCTGCCGGTGCGCAGCCGCGGATTGCTGTTCGACATGGTCGGCGTGACCGGGTCCGCTCCGGGGAATTTCGCGCAATTGGCGGCAGCCTATCGCACCAAGCATGGGGTGGCGAAGGACGATTTGAAGCGCGCGATGGCGCATGTCTCGGTCAAGAGCCATGCCAATGGCGTCAGGAACCCCAAGGCGCATCTGCGCAAGGCAGTCGATGAAGAAACGGTACTCAACGCGCCGATGATCGCCGAGCCCCTAGGGCTGTACGATTGCTGCGGTGTCTCGGACGGGGCGGCATGCGCGATCGTGACGACGCCGGAGATTGCTCGGGCGCTGGGCAAGCTCGATCTGGTGACGGTCAAGGCACTGCAGGTCTCCTCCTCCAACGGCTGGGAATTGCAGCAGGCGGGCGGATGGGACGGCAGCTATTTCCATACCACGCGGGTGGCGGCGGCCAAGGCCTATGAGGAAGCAGGCATCACCAGGCCCCGCGAACAGATCGACTTGATGGAAGTGCACGACTGTTTCTCGATCACCGAATTGGTGACGATGGAGGATCTGTTCATTTCCGAAGAAGGCCAGGGCTGGAAAGACGTGCGCAACGGCTTTTTCGACGCCGATGGGACGATCCCGTGCCAGATCGACGGCGGCCTCAAATGCTTCGGGCATCCGATCGGGGCTTCGGGGCTGCGGATGATCTATGAGAATTACCTGCAATTGCTCGGCCGCGCGGGCGAGCGGCAGCGGAAGGACCCGCCGGCGATCGCGCTGAGCCATAATCTGGGCGGGTCGCCGATCCAGAATGTGTCGTCGATCGCAATTGTCGGGCTGGAGGATGCCTGA
- a CDS encoding SDR family oxidoreductase, which yields MRSAIVTGAGAGIGRAVALALAARDWRVLLCDIDGDAAARAAADAGGAASPVTADITDDHALAALIASADSLTAVVHCAALFPRISLADTRIGDFDRVMAVNLRAAVQLTLHAARAMCSNGSVVFLTSGSGLLASAVDPFQQGFALYGASKAALDRWVAGVAPELAAAGIFASTITPGAIVETPGLARAGVTPTPGAATISAERVAEAIVRLAEDRSGRFAGQRLNAAAFEDWR from the coding sequence TTGCGGAGCGCGATCGTAACCGGCGCGGGCGCAGGGATAGGCCGCGCCGTTGCGCTCGCGCTTGCTGCACGCGACTGGCGCGTGCTGCTCTGCGATATCGATGGCGACGCTGCGGCACGGGCCGCGGCGGACGCCGGGGGGGCTGCAAGTCCGGTGACCGCGGACATCACCGATGACCACGCGCTTGCCGCGCTGATTGCATCCGCTGACTCGTTGACGGCGGTCGTGCATTGCGCGGCGCTCTTTCCCCGCATCAGCCTGGCGGACACCCGTATCGGCGATTTCGATCGCGTGATGGCCGTCAATCTGCGCGCCGCGGTGCAGCTGACATTGCATGCCGCCCGGGCGATGTGCAGCAACGGATCGGTGGTCTTTCTGACGTCCGGAAGCGGATTGCTCGCGTCCGCGGTCGATCCGTTCCAGCAAGGGTTCGCGCTCTATGGCGCGTCCAAGGCGGCGCTCGATCGTTGGGTGGCGGGTGTCGCGCCGGAGCTTGCGGCGGCGGGGATCTTTGCCAGCACGATCACGCCAGGGGCGATCGTCGAAACGCCGGGGCTGGCGCGCGCAGGCGTGACTCCGACACCCGGCGCGGCCACGATCTCAGCGGAGCGGGTTGCCGAGGCGATCGTACGTCTTGCCGAGGATCGATCGGGGAGATTCGCGGGGCAGCGGCTTAATGCTGCCGCGTTCGAGGACTGGCGCTAG
- a CDS encoding acyl-CoA dehydrogenase family protein, whose amino-acid sequence MPEISHRGGIDAVSFEAFVEELGRYVRERLIPAEREVIAGDAIPEPILAEMRAMGLFGLTVPAEYGGSGMNVGQYVEAVRILAYGLPAFRSIISINVGIVCAALVRHGTEAQRAEWLPRLAAGDIACFALTEPDAGSDAAALRTRAVREGDGYVLSGTKRFITNAPFAKLALVMARTSVEPLPCNAHISAFLVPMDTPGVTAGPPEEKMGQAGSQIADLVLDEVRVPASALLGSEEGKGFAAAMQSLDNGRLSIAATSAGYAQRILDTAIAYALSRKAFGEAIANFQLIQAMIADSEAEIYASECMIADACRRIDAGEQVTVKAASAKMFASEACGRIADRCVQIHGGAGYLRAYDAERFFRDSRVYRIYEGTTQVLQLVIAKRLLREAAAA is encoded by the coding sequence ATGCCTGAAATCAGCCATCGCGGCGGGATCGATGCGGTGTCGTTCGAGGCATTTGTCGAAGAGCTGGGGCGATACGTTCGCGAGCGGCTGATCCCCGCCGAGCGGGAAGTGATCGCGGGCGACGCGATCCCCGAGCCGATCCTGGCCGAGATGCGCGCTATGGGGCTTTTCGGGCTGACGGTGCCCGCCGAATATGGCGGATCGGGAATGAACGTCGGCCAATATGTCGAGGCGGTGCGGATCCTCGCTTACGGGTTGCCTGCGTTTCGATCGATCATTTCGATCAACGTCGGGATCGTTTGCGCCGCGCTGGTGCGGCACGGGACCGAGGCGCAGCGGGCGGAGTGGCTGCCGCGGCTGGCGGCGGGGGACATCGCCTGCTTTGCGCTGACCGAGCCGGATGCGGGATCGGACGCGGCGGCGCTACGGACGCGGGCGGTGCGGGAGGGCGACGGCTATGTGCTGAGCGGGACCAAGCGGTTCATCACCAACGCGCCCTTTGCGAAGCTTGCGCTGGTGATGGCGCGGACCTCCGTCGAGCCGCTGCCGTGCAACGCGCATATCAGTGCGTTCCTGGTGCCGATGGACACGCCGGGGGTTACGGCTGGGCCGCCCGAGGAGAAGATGGGGCAAGCGGGGTCGCAGATCGCCGATCTCGTGCTGGACGAAGTTCGCGTGCCCGCAAGCGCGTTACTGGGGAGTGAGGAGGGCAAGGGCTTCGCCGCGGCAATGCAGAGCCTCGACAATGGCCGGCTGTCGATCGCGGCGACCAGTGCGGGATATGCGCAGCGGATCCTCGACACCGCGATTGCCTATGCATTGTCCCGAAAAGCGTTCGGCGAAGCGATTGCAAACTTCCAGCTGATCCAGGCGATGATCGCCGACAGCGAGGCGGAGATCTATGCGTCCGAATGCATGATCGCCGATGCGTGCCGGCGGATCGATGCGGGCGAGCAAGTGACGGTCAAGGCGGCGAGCGCCAAGATGTTCGCATCCGAAGCCTGTGGGCGTATCGCCGATCGCTGCGTCCAGATTCACGGCGGGGCGGGATATCTCAGGGCATATGATGCCGAACGCTTCTTCCGCGATTCGCGCGTCTATCGCATCTATGAAGGGACGACTCAGGTGCTCCAGCTCGTGATCGCCAAGCGGCTACTCCGCGAAGCGGCGGCGGCCTGA
- a CDS encoding SDR family NAD(P)-dependent oxidoreductase, producing MPQPATTNARRFEGRVAVITGAGRSGGIGEAIGLRLAQEGANIVLADLCRDRPDLPREKFGGWEELQHVAEGLRQTGAQVLPVKADVTDEVEVAALMAQAEAAFGRIDCLFNNAGGGTGAGPVDQTPVADLDYEDWDYTLRISLDSVFLCSKHAVPHLVRAGAGAIVNTSSISAHHGVAGISAYAAAKYGVIALTRNLAMELAPQNIRVNAFSPGMTLTPYVQQRYEHLAQQDRSHTAQEHMERAVSARIPLRRPARPSEMAAVAAFLASDDASYVTGQTIQVDGGMRV from the coding sequence ATGCCCCAGCCAGCCACCACAAACGCGCGCCGTTTCGAGGGCCGCGTCGCGGTCATCACCGGGGCGGGACGCTCGGGCGGTATCGGCGAAGCGATCGGGCTGCGGCTGGCGCAGGAGGGCGCGAACATCGTCCTCGCCGATCTCTGCCGCGATCGCCCCGATCTGCCGCGCGAGAAGTTCGGCGGGTGGGAGGAACTGCAGCACGTCGCCGAAGGGCTGCGCCAGACCGGCGCGCAGGTGCTTCCGGTAAAGGCCGACGTTACCGACGAGGTGGAAGTCGCCGCACTGATGGCGCAGGCCGAAGCGGCCTTCGGGCGGATCGATTGCCTGTTCAACAATGCCGGCGGCGGCACCGGCGCGGGGCCGGTCGATCAAACCCCGGTCGCCGATCTCGATTACGAGGATTGGGACTATACGCTGCGGATCAGCCTGGATTCGGTGTTCCTCTGTTCGAAGCACGCCGTCCCGCATCTCGTGCGCGCGGGGGCGGGGGCAATCGTCAACACCAGCTCGATCTCGGCGCACCACGGCGTGGCCGGCATCTCGGCCTATGCCGCCGCGAAATACGGCGTGATCGCGCTCACGCGAAACCTGGCGATGGAGCTCGCCCCCCAGAATATCCGCGTGAACGCATTTTCACCTGGCATGACGCTGACGCCCTATGTCCAGCAACGCTACGAGCATCTCGCGCAGCAGGATCGGAGCCATACCGCCCAAGAGCACATGGAGCGCGCGGTCTCCGCCCGCATCCCGCTGCGCCGCCCGGCACGCCCCTCGGAAATGGCGGCGGTGGCCGCATTCCTGGCCAGCGACGATGCGAGCTACGTCACGGGCCAGACTATCCAGGTAGACGGTGGCATGCGAGTCTAG